In Pseudanabaena yagii GIHE-NHR1, the following proteins share a genomic window:
- a CDS encoding WGR domain-containing protein yields the protein MDANTPDNITYLELSEGDQGAHKFYEVIVEGVEVKIRYGRIGDKGQQQTKAYPTTEKAQKEAAKKINEKIHKGYAPAVMGARKKRSPTLRSIESTPATVTSRAPILWSFRANSAAFGIFIDRDRCWLGNQAGQVFNLDHEGKVNNQYQLPDGVKCIVADDMWIYVGCDDGNVYDLSGKFPRLAYEIDSQIDIYWLDICDGTLAVSDANGAIVKIEPTGEQWTRLSQGQAGWMVRCDRQNIYHGHSGGVTAYDLQAGRQLWHQSTEGMVLFGWLDHSGVYAGTSAKKLYRMDTQGNVQQIYSCDASVYCCATSPNGNYVFAGDNSSAIYCFAASGKRLWKLGTGCGSALSMQFLDDRLYLVTTDGVLACMDASQNAITSAQQGQVPQVRQTNTSNLPHAVVVNTPLETTRTADHQSSQGVIVECIRKGSELKIHAISEGYHSDWFVQFPRDIREEGAKYWVQELREAARGGFYRVYGDIKRYES from the coding sequence ATGGATGCAAATACTCCAGACAACATCACCTATCTGGAACTGTCAGAAGGCGATCAGGGCGCACATAAGTTTTATGAAGTTATTGTTGAAGGCGTAGAAGTCAAGATTCGCTATGGCAGGATTGGCGATAAAGGGCAGCAGCAAACTAAAGCCTATCCCACTACCGAAAAAGCGCAGAAAGAAGCCGCCAAAAAAATCAATGAGAAAATCCATAAGGGCTATGCCCCTGCGGTCATGGGCGCACGTAAAAAGCGATCGCCTACCTTGCGATCCATTGAGAGTACGCCTGCCACCGTCACTAGTCGCGCCCCGATTTTATGGTCATTTCGCGCCAACTCAGCCGCCTTTGGGATTTTTATTGATCGCGATCGCTGCTGGTTAGGCAATCAAGCAGGACAAGTATTTAACCTCGACCATGAGGGAAAAGTAAATAACCAATACCAACTACCCGACGGGGTAAAGTGCATTGTTGCCGATGATATGTGGATTTATGTAGGCTGTGATGATGGCAATGTCTATGATCTCAGTGGTAAATTTCCTCGACTTGCCTATGAAATTGACTCCCAGATTGATATTTACTGGCTCGATATTTGCGATGGCACATTAGCAGTTTCTGATGCCAATGGGGCGATCGTCAAAATCGAACCTACAGGCGAGCAATGGACGCGCCTTAGCCAAGGGCAAGCAGGCTGGATGGTACGTTGCGATCGCCAAAATATCTATCATGGACATAGCGGCGGAGTCACTGCCTATGACTTGCAAGCGGGACGACAACTATGGCATCAATCAACGGAGGGCATGGTTTTATTTGGTTGGCTAGATCATAGCGGAGTCTATGCAGGCACTTCTGCGAAGAAGCTCTATCGCATGGATACACAGGGTAATGTACAACAGATTTATAGCTGCGATGCCTCGGTCTATTGCTGTGCCACTTCGCCCAATGGAAACTATGTCTTTGCAGGCGATAACTCCTCCGCAATCTACTGTTTCGCCGCCTCAGGCAAGCGACTATGGAAATTAGGCACAGGTTGTGGCTCAGCCCTATCCATGCAGTTTCTCGATGATCGGCTCTATCTGGTGACAACCGATGGCGTATTAGCCTGTATGGATGCTTCCCAAAATGCGATCACCTCTGCTCAACAGGGACAAGTTCCTCAAGTGCGACAAACGAACACGAGTAATCTTCCCCACGCTGTGGTCGTGAATACCCCTCTAGAAACTACTCGCACCGCCGATCATCAATCATCGCAAGGTGTAATTGTCGAATGTATTCGGAAAGGGAGTGAACTCAAAATCCATGCTATTTCGGAAGGATATCATTCAGACTGGTTTGTGCAGTTTCCTCGTGACATTCGTGAAGAGGGAGCGAAATATTGGGTACAGGAATTAAGAGAAGCAGCAAGAGGAGGCTTCTATCGGGTCTATGGTGATATTAAGCGCTATGAAAGTTAA
- a CDS encoding MotA/TolQ/ExbB proton channel family protein — MIELFKAGGAVMYPLVALSIFALAGIMERLIFWFGILRLEKQTGENILAIARQDLKLAAQLAENSLKVPVGRFLYAPLALEDPDPELFRLALESSADEELAGMLKGEKLLEAAITLAPLLGLLGTVTGLIISFGSLKIGDVAANTKSGSLTQGIGEALITTATGLIIAIFTSAFHRLFLAFQDQQAKLFMKFGNQLELIYRQHWQQNKSHS; from the coding sequence GTGATTGAGTTATTTAAGGCAGGTGGGGCTGTCATGTACCCACTTGTGGCTCTATCAATATTTGCCTTAGCGGGGATCATGGAACGCCTAATTTTTTGGTTTGGCATCCTGCGGCTGGAGAAACAGACTGGAGAAAATATTTTGGCGATCGCGCGTCAAGATTTAAAATTAGCGGCTCAATTAGCTGAAAACTCGCTTAAGGTTCCCGTTGGACGCTTTCTCTATGCTCCTTTAGCCCTAGAAGATCCTGATCCTGAATTATTCCGTTTAGCCCTTGAAAGCTCTGCTGATGAGGAGTTAGCAGGAATGCTCAAGGGTGAAAAGCTCCTAGAAGCGGCGATTACTCTTGCACCTTTGTTAGGTCTGTTAGGAACGGTGACAGGATTAATCATCTCTTTTGGTTCTCTCAAAATTGGTGATGTTGCGGCGAATACAAAGTCGGGATCGCTAACTCAAGGTATCGGTGAGGCTCTAATTACAACTGCGACAGGTTTAATCATTGCAATTTTCACTTCTGCATTTCACCGTCTATTTCTAGCCTTTCAAGATCAGCAAGCCAAACTATTTATGAAGTTTGGCAATCAGCTAGAGCTAATCTATCGCCAACATTGGCAACAAAATAAATCTCATTCATAA
- the rbfA gene encoding 30S ribosome-binding factor RbfA, translating into MATTRRVARVAELIKREVSNMLLKDIKDDRVGMGMVSVTDAELSGDLQHVKIFVSIYGTEEARQQTMEALASATGYIKREVGQRLALRRVPEVVFHEDRSFERGVKVLSLINQLSREREEKESKLSD; encoded by the coding sequence ATGGCTACTACAAGACGAGTTGCTCGTGTCGCCGAATTAATTAAACGAGAAGTCAGCAATATGTTGCTGAAAGATATTAAAGACGATCGCGTAGGTATGGGCATGGTCAGTGTTACCGATGCAGAACTGTCGGGCGATCTCCAACATGTGAAAATTTTTGTCAGCATCTATGGCACTGAGGAAGCCCGTCAGCAAACTATGGAGGCTCTAGCTTCGGCAACAGGCTACATTAAGCGTGAAGTGGGGCAAAGATTAGCATTACGTCGTGTTCCTGAAGTAGTCTTCCATGAGGATCGTTCCTTTGAACGTGGTGTCAAGGTCTTGTCGCTGATTAATCAACTAAGTCGAGAACGTGAAGAGAAGGAGTCTAAGTTAAGTGATTGA
- a CDS encoding DUF6464 family protein — MLDIVIILLLGIAPPILSLWMLHRAQVTYTQTNRQINTPIIPPAASLKALPPADMICIEGYGYVIGKVSCKYNARSPYIRCAVNPSGPCQDCRYYESL, encoded by the coding sequence ATGTTAGACATCGTAATCATTTTATTGCTCGGTATAGCGCCGCCAATCCTATCGTTATGGATGCTCCATCGCGCTCAAGTCACTTACACGCAAACAAATCGGCAAATCAATACTCCCATTATTCCCCCAGCCGCTAGCCTCAAAGCGTTACCTCCCGCCGATATGATTTGCATTGAGGGATATGGCTATGTGATTGGCAAAGTTAGCTGTAAGTACAATGCGCGATCGCCTTACATCCGTTGTGCTGTGAATCCTAGTGGTCCCTGTCAAGACTGTCGCTATTACGAAAGCCTATGA
- a CDS encoding DUF751 family protein, translating to MKNFILNLLRYPKFLALITGGVLSIVIAPIIPLFKKPVTAIAMLTALVSGFIGVSLVLRAMLGLDVA from the coding sequence ATGAAAAACTTTATCCTCAATCTACTCCGCTATCCTAAATTCTTAGCTCTCATCACTGGCGGAGTTCTGTCTATCGTCATTGCACCGATTATTCCTTTGTTCAAAAAACCTGTAACAGCGATCGCAATGCTTACGGCTCTAGTTAGTGGATTTATTGGTGTGTCCCTAGTATTAAGAGCTATGCTAGGACTGGACGTAGCTTAG
- a CDS encoding DUF4337 domain-containing protein, which produces MEISDISEVIEEHNDDHEESGDHDKSPKSNDPHKEQKPKKSQLNNYVAITVVVFVTFMGICKVKSDNVVQAMQKAQADRIDTWSFYQARNVRAEIAKSTVAQLKLQAEAQQQPKIRADYAKEITRYEAIAAKQEKEKDGLEQQAKEAEKQYEQLNVHDDQFDLSEAAFALSIAMLAMTSLTQKNWLYGAAMVPAAFGLFMGLAGLLNWDYHPDAMTKLLSNNAIHQPHKQASKLNNDISYRLH; this is translated from the coding sequence ATGGAAATATCGGATATTTCTGAAGTTATTGAAGAGCATAATGATGATCACGAAGAATCGGGAGATCATGACAAATCCCCCAAGTCTAACGATCCCCATAAAGAGCAAAAACCAAAAAAGAGTCAACTCAATAACTATGTAGCGATTACTGTAGTTGTGTTTGTCACTTTCATGGGTATATGTAAAGTCAAAAGTGACAACGTAGTGCAGGCTATGCAAAAGGCTCAAGCCGATCGCATTGACACATGGTCTTTTTATCAAGCGCGCAATGTCCGAGCTGAGATCGCCAAATCCACCGTTGCTCAGTTGAAATTACAGGCTGAAGCACAGCAACAACCCAAAATCCGTGCTGACTACGCAAAAGAAATTACTCGGTACGAAGCGATCGCGGCTAAACAGGAAAAAGAAAAGGATGGACTAGAACAACAGGCTAAAGAGGCGGAAAAGCAATATGAACAGCTAAATGTTCATGATGACCAGTTTGACCTGTCTGAGGCTGCCTTTGCCCTTTCGATCGCCATGCTAGCAATGACCTCGCTTACCCAAAAGAATTGGCTCTACGGTGCTGCCATGGTTCCTGCTGCCTTTGGGTTGTTTATGGGACTAGCAGGTTTGCTTAACTGGGATTATCATCCAGATGCGATGACCAAGCTTTTGTCAAATAATGCAATTCACCAACCCCATAAGCAGGCTTCCAAACTTAATAACGACATTTCCTATCGTCTACATTAA
- a CDS encoding CHAT domain-containing protein → MQGKSIGDRLSVTILGMGLLLGDLGLNPVHALPTLGNSNHQLVAAETNTDNAKPSATSTDLLLQKAEKLFDQGKFQESLQQYQQVLNIYRQQGDRLGEAIALTGIGMTQVSLRQETAAIASLQKALMLLQAPASNLSNNDKQLYRKAEGETKYQLGRAYINLEQYAKSLPLLEESLKIRQEVGDRYREGKTLASIGIIYVKKYEFPRSVEYFENGLKISIAEKNRASEGQILFYLASIYSLLGQKEKALALARQSGSAYQALGSPLGQANALNLEGNILSLSLEYKQVAQLNLQALELVRQVGDRPREAEILSAVATAYRNLGTYPQAIEFYVQSQKIYQELGDRAGQGMILKNIADVRLAQGLNREALTTYEQARAIYEDLTKVANVKPSDRQTLAGILIGQGSLYTSFSEYPKAITTLKEAQALYQSLGDRQGKVVASLYLAQVYLQLEDREKISDILKELPELTKNSPQLRQMAESLVGLANNNSLKSTNPQTQLKSVLSLLEFFKQSGDRKSEAAMLLQASGLYFELKQIDKTIIFNQQALDIYREIGDRSGAADALYQLGLSYALSNRVDKAFVSFQAALLFAREVGNRNQESKLLGNIGALIQRQYPELAIAFYKQSVNVTEAIRKELRVLTIDQQKSYQRTVAANYRALADLLLKQGRVMEGLQVLDLLKVQELQDYLQNVKGNERTAQGIYVFPEEASQIKAISSQPLISLQPLIDGNQRIVQELGRIPPTELNRVPDYLQKLPQGHALLYPLILANRLELILFIPNKLPIHRSIAIKESEISELVQDFKVGLRDATSLDVIEPATKLYNILIKPIEADLAQTNTILYAPDGQLRYVPITALYDGQKWLVEKYSVNNLIAYSLSDFTPKPPKPLRTLAGAFGGAPNSTKFGQVGLPATVTEVQAISSTLPDTVQLVANDFSRKATEAQMQTRNVVHFATHAEFNAGKPENSFLIFGNGDRLLLNEIKDLPMSNVELIVLSACQTGVGALGNGIEILGFGYQVQRAGAKAAIASLWQVSDEGTQSLMQEFYQHIKQSGQSRSESLRQAQLATIRSKDFSHPYFWSAFILISNGL, encoded by the coding sequence ATGCAAGGGAAATCTATTGGCGATCGCCTATCCGTGACTATCTTGGGGATGGGTCTACTTTTAGGGGATCTAGGTTTAAATCCTGTTCATGCGTTACCAACATTAGGCAATAGCAATCATCAGCTTGTAGCGGCAGAAACCAATACTGACAATGCTAAGCCAAGTGCTACGTCAACGGATTTGCTCCTTCAAAAAGCAGAAAAACTATTCGATCAGGGCAAGTTTCAGGAATCTTTGCAGCAATATCAACAGGTTCTCAATATCTATCGACAACAGGGCGATCGCTTAGGGGAGGCGATTGCTCTTACGGGGATTGGGATGACACAGGTGAGCTTAAGACAGGAAACCGCCGCGATCGCTAGTTTACAGAAAGCATTGATGCTCCTCCAAGCTCCTGCTTCTAATTTAAGTAATAATGACAAACAGCTTTATCGCAAAGCAGAAGGGGAAACAAAATATCAATTGGGGCGAGCCTATATCAATTTGGAACAATATGCGAAGTCTTTGCCATTGCTGGAGGAATCCTTAAAAATTCGCCAAGAAGTAGGCGATCGCTATCGAGAGGGTAAGACCCTTGCGAGTATTGGTATTATCTATGTTAAGAAGTATGAATTTCCTCGCTCAGTTGAATATTTTGAGAATGGACTCAAAATCAGCATCGCCGAAAAGAATCGGGCATCGGAAGGACAAATTCTCTTTTACTTAGCTTCTATCTATAGCTTGTTAGGACAAAAGGAGAAAGCCTTAGCCTTGGCTCGCCAGAGTGGAAGTGCCTATCAAGCCTTGGGCAGCCCTTTAGGGCAAGCCAACGCCTTAAATCTAGAAGGTAATATTTTGAGCTTGTCGTTGGAATATAAACAGGTTGCTCAACTTAATCTCCAAGCTTTAGAACTTGTCCGACAAGTAGGAGATCGCCCCCGTGAAGCCGAGATTTTGAGCGCTGTTGCCACGGCATATCGGAATCTAGGTACATATCCTCAAGCGATCGAGTTCTATGTGCAATCTCAAAAGATATATCAGGAGCTAGGCGATCGCGCTGGACAAGGCATGATTCTCAAGAATATTGCTGATGTGCGTCTTGCCCAAGGTCTGAATCGTGAAGCTTTGACAACCTACGAACAGGCAAGAGCAATTTATGAAGATCTGACTAAGGTTGCTAATGTCAAACCTAGCGATCGCCAAACTCTTGCGGGAATTTTGATTGGGCAAGGTAGTCTCTATACTTCCTTTAGCGAATATCCCAAAGCCATCACGACTTTAAAGGAAGCACAAGCTCTGTATCAATCCCTAGGAGATCGGCAGGGTAAAGTGGTCGCATCTCTTTATCTGGCACAGGTATATTTGCAATTAGAAGATCGCGAAAAAATTAGCGATATTTTAAAAGAGTTACCTGAATTAACGAAAAACTCTCCCCAACTGCGACAGATGGCAGAGTCTTTGGTGGGACTTGCCAATAACAATTCATTAAAATCCACGAATCCCCAAACACAATTAAAGTCTGTTCTGAGTCTATTGGAGTTTTTTAAACAATCAGGCGATCGCAAATCAGAAGCTGCCATGCTTTTACAAGCTAGTGGTTTATACTTTGAACTCAAGCAAATCGATAAGACAATCATATTCAATCAACAGGCTTTAGATATCTATCGTGAAATTGGCGATCGCTCTGGGGCGGCTGACGCTCTTTATCAACTCGGCTTAAGCTATGCCCTATCGAATCGTGTTGACAAGGCATTTGTATCATTTCAGGCAGCTTTGCTCTTTGCCCGTGAAGTCGGCAATCGCAACCAAGAGAGTAAACTACTGGGCAATATTGGGGCTTTAATACAAAGGCAATATCCCGAACTAGCGATCGCCTTTTACAAACAATCGGTAAATGTGACGGAAGCGATTCGCAAAGAACTGCGGGTACTGACCATTGATCAGCAAAAGTCCTATCAACGCACAGTGGCAGCTAATTATCGCGCTTTAGCTGATCTCCTATTGAAACAAGGGCGAGTTATGGAAGGATTGCAGGTTCTTGATCTACTTAAAGTCCAAGAGCTACAAGACTATTTGCAAAATGTTAAAGGCAATGAGAGAACCGCTCAGGGTATTTATGTTTTTCCTGAAGAAGCATCACAAATTAAAGCGATCTCTTCACAGCCTCTCATCTCTCTGCAACCATTAATTGATGGCAATCAGCGAATCGTTCAAGAATTAGGTCGTATTCCCCCAACAGAGTTAAATCGTGTTCCCGACTATTTGCAAAAGCTCCCTCAAGGTCATGCGCTACTTTATCCGCTCATTTTAGCTAATCGCTTAGAACTAATTCTATTCATCCCGAATAAGCTGCCAATTCATCGCTCTATTGCAATTAAAGAATCCGAAATATCTGAATTAGTGCAGGATTTTAAAGTGGGACTGCGCGATGCTACCTCACTAGATGTGATTGAACCTGCTACGAAACTCTACAACATTCTGATCAAACCAATTGAAGCGGATCTTGCCCAAACTAATACAATTCTCTATGCCCCTGACGGACAACTGCGCTATGTTCCTATTACAGCGCTTTATGATGGTCAAAAATGGCTGGTAGAGAAGTATAGTGTCAATAATCTGATTGCCTATAGCCTTAGTGATTTTACGCCCAAACCACCTAAGCCTTTGCGAACTTTGGCAGGTGCTTTCGGTGGTGCTCCCAATAGCACCAAGTTTGGACAGGTAGGGCTACCTGCTACGGTTACGGAAGTACAAGCAATTTCCTCCACCTTGCCTGACACCGTGCAGTTGGTCGCCAATGACTTTAGTCGCAAAGCCACCGAAGCCCAAATGCAAACGAGAAATGTTGTTCACTTCGCTACCCATGCTGAGTTCAATGCTGGGAAGCCCGAAAATTCATTTCTCATCTTTGGTAATGGCGATCGCCTCTTGCTCAATGAAATCAAAGATTTACCAATGTCAAATGTTGAGTTAATCGTCCTCAGTGCCTGTCAAACAGGTGTGGGTGCTCTCGGCAATGGTATTGAAATTTTGGGCTTTGGCTATCAGGTGCAAAGGGCGGGCGCAAAAGCTGCGATCGCTTCTCTCTGGCAGGTGAGTGATGAGGGTACACAATCCTTAATGCAGGAGTTTTATCAACATATCAAGCAAAGTGGTCAGTCCCGTTCTGAATCGCTGCGCCAAGCACAATTAGCAACTATTCGCTCTAAGGATTTCTCTCACCCCTATTTCTGGTCAGCTTTTATCCTAATTAGTAATGGC